A portion of the Symphalangus syndactylus isolate Jambi chromosome 13, NHGRI_mSymSyn1-v2.1_pri, whole genome shotgun sequence genome contains these proteins:
- the EVI5L gene encoding EVI5-like protein isoform X1, whose translation MASPTLSPDSSSQEALSAPTCSPTSDSENLSPDELELLAKLEEQNRLLEADSKSMRSMNGSRRNSGSSLVSSSSASSNLSHLEEDTWILWGRIANEWEEWRRRKEKLLKELIRKGIPHHFRAIVWQLLCSATDMPVKNQYSELLKMSSPCEKLIRRDIARTYPEHEFFKGQDSLGQEVLFNVMKAYSLVDREVGYCQGSAFIVGLLLMQMPEEEAFCVFVRLMQEYRLRELFKPSMAELGLCIYQFEYMLQEQLPDLNTHFRSQSFHTSMYASSWFLTLFLTTFPLPVATRVFDIFMYEGLEIVFRVGLALLQVNQAELMQLDMEGMSQYFQRVIPHQFDSCPDKLVLKAYQVKYNPKKMKRLEKEYAAMKSKEMEEQIEIKRLRTENRLLKQRIETLEKESAALADRLIQGQVTRAQEAEENYVIKRELAVVRQQCSSAAEDLQKAQSTIRQLQEQQENPRLTEDFVSHLETELEQSRLRETETLGALREMQDKVLDMEKRNSSLPDENNVAQLQEELKALKVREGQAVASTRELKLQLQELSDTWQAHLARGGRWKESPRKLVVGELQDELMSVRLREAQALAEGRELRQRVVELETQDHIHRNLLNRVEAERAALQEKLQYLAAQNKGLQTQLSESRRKQAEAECKSKEEVMAVRLREADSMAAVAEMRQRIAELEIQREEGRIQGQLNHSDSSQYIRELKDQIEELKAEVRLLKGPPPFEDPLAFDGLSLARHLDEDSLPSSDEELLGVGVGAALQDALYPLSPRDARFFRRLERPAKDSEGSSDSDADELAAPYSQGLDN comes from the exons ATGGCGAGCCCCACTCTGAGCCCCGACTCCTCATCCCAGGAGGCCCTGTCGGCCCCCACCTGCTCCCCGACCTCTGACTCCGAGAACCTCAGCCCCGATGAGCTGGAGCTGCTGGCCAAGCTCGAAGAGCAGAACCG GCTCCTAGAGGCCGACTCCAAGTCCATGCGCTCCATGAATGGCTCGCGGCGGAACAGTGGCTCCTCGCTAGTGTCCAGCTCCTCGGCCTCCTCCAACCTGAGCCACCTGGAGGAGGACACGTGGATCCTGTGGGGCCGGATTGCCAACGAGTGGGAGGAGTGGCGGCGCAGGAAGGAGAAGCTGCTCAAG GAGCTGATCCGCAAGGGCATCCCACACCACTTCCGGGCCATCGTGTGGCAGCTCCTGTGCAGCGCCACGGACATGCCAGTCAAGAACCAGTACTCCGAGCTGCTCAAGATGTCCTCGCCATGTGAGAAGCTGATCCGCAGGGACATCGCCCGCACCTACCCAGAACACGAGTTCTTCAAGGGCCAGGACAGCCTGGGCCAGGAGGTCCTCTTCAACGTCATGAAG GCATACTCGCTGGTAGACCGGGAGGTGGGCTACTGCCAGGGAAGCGCCTTCATCGTGGGCCTGCTCCTCATGCAG ATGCCTGAGGAGGAGGCCTTCTGTGTGTTCGTGCGGCTGATGCAGGAGTACCGGCTGCGGGAGCTCTTCAAACCCAGCATGGCCGAGCTCGGACTCTGTATCTATCAGTTCGAGTACATGCTGCAG GAGCAGCTCCCGGACCTCAACACCCATTTCCGCTCCCAAAGCTTCCACACATCCATGTACGCCTCGTCCTGGTTCCTCACACTGTTCctgaccaccttcccactccccGTCGCCACCCGGGTCTTCGACATCTTCATGTATGAG GGGCTGGAGATCGTGTTCCGAGTGGGCCTCGCCCTGCTGCAGGTGAACCAGGCGGAGCTGATGCAGCTGGACATGGAGGGGATGTCCCAG TACTTCCAGAGAGTGATCCCCCACCAGTTCGACAGCTGCCCGGACAAGCTGGTCCTCAAAGCCTACCAGGTCAAGTACAACCCCAAGAAGATGAAGAG GCTGGAGAAGGAGTACGCAGCCATGAAGAGCAAGGAGATGGAGGAGCAGATCGAGATCAAA aGGCTTCGGACGGAGAACCGGCTCCTGAAACAGCGGATTGAAACCCTAGAGAAG GAGAGCGCTGCTCTGGCTGATAGGTTAATCCAG GGGCAAGTGACACGGGCACAGGAAGCAGAGGAGAACTACGTCATCAAGCGGGAGCTGGCGGTGGTGCGGCAGCAGTGCAGCTCGGCGGCCGAGGACCTGCAGAAGGCACAGAGCACCATCCGGCAGCTACAGGAGCAGCAG GAGAACCCCCGCCTCACAGAAGACTTCGTGTCCCACCTGGAGACCGAGCTGGAGCAGTCGAGGCTGCGGGAGACGGAGACACTGGGGGCCCTTCGGGAGATGCAGGACAAGGTTCTTGACATGGAAAAG AGGAACAGCTCGCTGCCTGACGAGAACAACGTGGCGcagctgcaggaggagctgaagGCGCTCAAGGTGCGGGAGGGCCAGGCGGTGGCCTCGACGCGAGAGCTTAAACTGCAGCTGCAGGAGCTCTCGGACACCTGGCAG GCCCATCTGGCCCGCGGCGGCCGCTGGAAGGAGTCCCCACGGAAGCTGGTCGTGGGCGAGCTGCAGGACGAGCTGATGAGCGTGCGTCTGCGCGAGGCCCAGGCGCTGGCCGAGGGCCGCGAGCTGCGGCAGCGCGTGGTGGAACTTGAGACTCAG GACCACATCCACCGCAACCTTCTGAACCGCGTGGAGGCGGAGCGCGCGGCGCTGCAGGAGAAGCTGCAGTACCTGGCCGCACAGAACAAGGGGCTGCAGACGCAGCTCAGCGAAAGCCGCCGCAAGCAGGCCGAGGCCGAATGCAAG AGCAAGGAGGAGGTGATGGCTGTGCGACTGCGGGAGGCGGACAGCATGGCTGCGGTGGCCGAGATGCGGCAGCGCATTGCCGAGCTGGAGATCCAG AGGGAGGAAGGCCGCATCCAGGGCCAGCTGAACCACTCGGACTCATCGCAGTACATCCGCGAGCTCAAGGACCAGATCGAAGAGCTGAAGGCCGAG GTGCGGCTGCTGAAGGGCCCACCGCCCTTCGAGGACCCGCTGGCTTTCGACGGGCTGAGCCTGGCGCGGCACCTGGACGAGGACTCGCTGCCGTCGTCGGACGAGGAGCTACTTGGCGTAGGCGTGGGCGCTGCCCTGCAGGACGCGTTGTACCCCCTGTCCCCGCGCGATGCGCGCTTCTTCCGCCGTCTGGAGCGGCCGGCCAAGGACAGCGAGGGCAGCTCAGACAGCGACGCCGATGAGCTGGCCGCGCCCTACAGCCAGGGCCTGGACAACTGA
- the EVI5L gene encoding EVI5-like protein isoform X2, translating to MASPTLSPDSSSQEALSAPTCSPTSDSENLSPDELELLAKLEEQNRLLEADSKSMRSMNGSRRNSGSSLVSSSSASSNLSHLEEDTWILWGRIANEWEEWRRRKEKLLKELIRKGIPHHFRAIVWQLLCSATDMPVKNQYSELLKMSSPCEKLIRRDIARTYPEHEFFKGQDSLGQEVLFNVMKAYSLVDREVGYCQGSAFIVGLLLMQMPEEEAFCVFVRLMQEYRLRELFKPSMAELGLCIYQFEYMLQEQLPDLNTHFRSQSFHTSMYASSWFLTLFLTTFPLPVATRVFDIFMYEGLEIVFRVGLALLQVNQAELMQLDMEGMSQYFQRVIPHQFDSCPDKLVLKAYQVKYNPKKMKRLEKEYAAMKSKEMEEQIEIKRLRTENRLLKQRIETLEKGQVTRAQEAEENYVIKRELAVVRQQCSSAAEDLQKAQSTIRQLQEQQENPRLTEDFVSHLETELEQSRLRETETLGALREMQDKVLDMEKRNSSLPDENNVAQLQEELKALKVREGQAVASTRELKLQLQELSDTWQAHLARGGRWKESPRKLVVGELQDELMSVRLREAQALAEGRELRQRVVELETQDHIHRNLLNRVEAERAALQEKLQYLAAQNKGLQTQLSESRRKQAEAECKSKEEVMAVRLREADSMAAVAEMRQRIAELEIQREEGRIQGQLNHSDSSQYIRELKDQIEELKAEVRLLKGPPPFEDPLAFDGLSLARHLDEDSLPSSDEELLGVGVGAALQDALYPLSPRDARFFRRLERPAKDSEGSSDSDADELAAPYSQGLDN from the exons ATGGCGAGCCCCACTCTGAGCCCCGACTCCTCATCCCAGGAGGCCCTGTCGGCCCCCACCTGCTCCCCGACCTCTGACTCCGAGAACCTCAGCCCCGATGAGCTGGAGCTGCTGGCCAAGCTCGAAGAGCAGAACCG GCTCCTAGAGGCCGACTCCAAGTCCATGCGCTCCATGAATGGCTCGCGGCGGAACAGTGGCTCCTCGCTAGTGTCCAGCTCCTCGGCCTCCTCCAACCTGAGCCACCTGGAGGAGGACACGTGGATCCTGTGGGGCCGGATTGCCAACGAGTGGGAGGAGTGGCGGCGCAGGAAGGAGAAGCTGCTCAAG GAGCTGATCCGCAAGGGCATCCCACACCACTTCCGGGCCATCGTGTGGCAGCTCCTGTGCAGCGCCACGGACATGCCAGTCAAGAACCAGTACTCCGAGCTGCTCAAGATGTCCTCGCCATGTGAGAAGCTGATCCGCAGGGACATCGCCCGCACCTACCCAGAACACGAGTTCTTCAAGGGCCAGGACAGCCTGGGCCAGGAGGTCCTCTTCAACGTCATGAAG GCATACTCGCTGGTAGACCGGGAGGTGGGCTACTGCCAGGGAAGCGCCTTCATCGTGGGCCTGCTCCTCATGCAG ATGCCTGAGGAGGAGGCCTTCTGTGTGTTCGTGCGGCTGATGCAGGAGTACCGGCTGCGGGAGCTCTTCAAACCCAGCATGGCCGAGCTCGGACTCTGTATCTATCAGTTCGAGTACATGCTGCAG GAGCAGCTCCCGGACCTCAACACCCATTTCCGCTCCCAAAGCTTCCACACATCCATGTACGCCTCGTCCTGGTTCCTCACACTGTTCctgaccaccttcccactccccGTCGCCACCCGGGTCTTCGACATCTTCATGTATGAG GGGCTGGAGATCGTGTTCCGAGTGGGCCTCGCCCTGCTGCAGGTGAACCAGGCGGAGCTGATGCAGCTGGACATGGAGGGGATGTCCCAG TACTTCCAGAGAGTGATCCCCCACCAGTTCGACAGCTGCCCGGACAAGCTGGTCCTCAAAGCCTACCAGGTCAAGTACAACCCCAAGAAGATGAAGAG GCTGGAGAAGGAGTACGCAGCCATGAAGAGCAAGGAGATGGAGGAGCAGATCGAGATCAAA aGGCTTCGGACGGAGAACCGGCTCCTGAAACAGCGGATTGAAACCCTAGAGAAG GGGCAAGTGACACGGGCACAGGAAGCAGAGGAGAACTACGTCATCAAGCGGGAGCTGGCGGTGGTGCGGCAGCAGTGCAGCTCGGCGGCCGAGGACCTGCAGAAGGCACAGAGCACCATCCGGCAGCTACAGGAGCAGCAG GAGAACCCCCGCCTCACAGAAGACTTCGTGTCCCACCTGGAGACCGAGCTGGAGCAGTCGAGGCTGCGGGAGACGGAGACACTGGGGGCCCTTCGGGAGATGCAGGACAAGGTTCTTGACATGGAAAAG AGGAACAGCTCGCTGCCTGACGAGAACAACGTGGCGcagctgcaggaggagctgaagGCGCTCAAGGTGCGGGAGGGCCAGGCGGTGGCCTCGACGCGAGAGCTTAAACTGCAGCTGCAGGAGCTCTCGGACACCTGGCAG GCCCATCTGGCCCGCGGCGGCCGCTGGAAGGAGTCCCCACGGAAGCTGGTCGTGGGCGAGCTGCAGGACGAGCTGATGAGCGTGCGTCTGCGCGAGGCCCAGGCGCTGGCCGAGGGCCGCGAGCTGCGGCAGCGCGTGGTGGAACTTGAGACTCAG GACCACATCCACCGCAACCTTCTGAACCGCGTGGAGGCGGAGCGCGCGGCGCTGCAGGAGAAGCTGCAGTACCTGGCCGCACAGAACAAGGGGCTGCAGACGCAGCTCAGCGAAAGCCGCCGCAAGCAGGCCGAGGCCGAATGCAAG AGCAAGGAGGAGGTGATGGCTGTGCGACTGCGGGAGGCGGACAGCATGGCTGCGGTGGCCGAGATGCGGCAGCGCATTGCCGAGCTGGAGATCCAG AGGGAGGAAGGCCGCATCCAGGGCCAGCTGAACCACTCGGACTCATCGCAGTACATCCGCGAGCTCAAGGACCAGATCGAAGAGCTGAAGGCCGAG GTGCGGCTGCTGAAGGGCCCACCGCCCTTCGAGGACCCGCTGGCTTTCGACGGGCTGAGCCTGGCGCGGCACCTGGACGAGGACTCGCTGCCGTCGTCGGACGAGGAGCTACTTGGCGTAGGCGTGGGCGCTGCCCTGCAGGACGCGTTGTACCCCCTGTCCCCGCGCGATGCGCGCTTCTTCCGCCGTCTGGAGCGGCCGGCCAAGGACAGCGAGGGCAGCTCAGACAGCGACGCCGATGAGCTGGCCGCGCCCTACAGCCAGGGCCTGGACAACTGA
- the EVI5L gene encoding EVI5-like protein isoform X3, with translation MASPTLSPDSSSQEALSAPTCSPTSDSENLSPDELELLAKLEEQNRLLEADSKSMRSMNGSRRNSGSSLVSSSSASSNLSHLEEDTWILWGRIANEWEEWRRRKEKLLKELIRKGIPHHFRAIVWQLLCSATDMPVKNQYSELLKMSSPCEKLIRRDIARTYPEHEFFKGQDSLGQEVLFNVMKAYSLVDREVGYCQGSAFIVGLLLMQMPEEEAFCVFVRLMQEYRLRELFKPSMAELGLCIYQFEYMLQEQLPDLNTHFRSQSFHTSMYASSWFLTLFLTTFPLPVATRVFDIFMYEGLEIVFRVGLALLQYFQRVIPHQFDSCPDKLVLKAYQVKYNPKKMKRLEKEYAAMKSKEMEEQIEIKRLRTENRLLKQRIETLEKESAALADRLIQGQVTRAQEAEENYVIKRELAVVRQQCSSAAEDLQKAQSTIRQLQEQQENPRLTEDFVSHLETELEQSRLRETETLGALREMQDKVLDMEKRNSSLPDENNVAQLQEELKALKVREGQAVASTRELKLQLQELSDTWQAHLARGGRWKESPRKLVVGELQDELMSVRLREAQALAEGRELRQRVVELETQDHIHRNLLNRVEAERAALQEKLQYLAAQNKGLQTQLSESRRKQAEAECKSKEEVMAVRLREADSMAAVAEMRQRIAELEIQREEGRIQGQLNHSDSSQYIRELKDQIEELKAEVRLLKGPPPFEDPLAFDGLSLARHLDEDSLPSSDEELLGVGVGAALQDALYPLSPRDARFFRRLERPAKDSEGSSDSDADELAAPYSQGLDN, from the exons ATGGCGAGCCCCACTCTGAGCCCCGACTCCTCATCCCAGGAGGCCCTGTCGGCCCCCACCTGCTCCCCGACCTCTGACTCCGAGAACCTCAGCCCCGATGAGCTGGAGCTGCTGGCCAAGCTCGAAGAGCAGAACCG GCTCCTAGAGGCCGACTCCAAGTCCATGCGCTCCATGAATGGCTCGCGGCGGAACAGTGGCTCCTCGCTAGTGTCCAGCTCCTCGGCCTCCTCCAACCTGAGCCACCTGGAGGAGGACACGTGGATCCTGTGGGGCCGGATTGCCAACGAGTGGGAGGAGTGGCGGCGCAGGAAGGAGAAGCTGCTCAAG GAGCTGATCCGCAAGGGCATCCCACACCACTTCCGGGCCATCGTGTGGCAGCTCCTGTGCAGCGCCACGGACATGCCAGTCAAGAACCAGTACTCCGAGCTGCTCAAGATGTCCTCGCCATGTGAGAAGCTGATCCGCAGGGACATCGCCCGCACCTACCCAGAACACGAGTTCTTCAAGGGCCAGGACAGCCTGGGCCAGGAGGTCCTCTTCAACGTCATGAAG GCATACTCGCTGGTAGACCGGGAGGTGGGCTACTGCCAGGGAAGCGCCTTCATCGTGGGCCTGCTCCTCATGCAG ATGCCTGAGGAGGAGGCCTTCTGTGTGTTCGTGCGGCTGATGCAGGAGTACCGGCTGCGGGAGCTCTTCAAACCCAGCATGGCCGAGCTCGGACTCTGTATCTATCAGTTCGAGTACATGCTGCAG GAGCAGCTCCCGGACCTCAACACCCATTTCCGCTCCCAAAGCTTCCACACATCCATGTACGCCTCGTCCTGGTTCCTCACACTGTTCctgaccaccttcccactccccGTCGCCACCCGGGTCTTCGACATCTTCATGTATGAG GGGCTGGAGATCGTGTTCCGAGTGGGCCTCGCCCTGCTGCAG TACTTCCAGAGAGTGATCCCCCACCAGTTCGACAGCTGCCCGGACAAGCTGGTCCTCAAAGCCTACCAGGTCAAGTACAACCCCAAGAAGATGAAGAG GCTGGAGAAGGAGTACGCAGCCATGAAGAGCAAGGAGATGGAGGAGCAGATCGAGATCAAA aGGCTTCGGACGGAGAACCGGCTCCTGAAACAGCGGATTGAAACCCTAGAGAAG GAGAGCGCTGCTCTGGCTGATAGGTTAATCCAG GGGCAAGTGACACGGGCACAGGAAGCAGAGGAGAACTACGTCATCAAGCGGGAGCTGGCGGTGGTGCGGCAGCAGTGCAGCTCGGCGGCCGAGGACCTGCAGAAGGCACAGAGCACCATCCGGCAGCTACAGGAGCAGCAG GAGAACCCCCGCCTCACAGAAGACTTCGTGTCCCACCTGGAGACCGAGCTGGAGCAGTCGAGGCTGCGGGAGACGGAGACACTGGGGGCCCTTCGGGAGATGCAGGACAAGGTTCTTGACATGGAAAAG AGGAACAGCTCGCTGCCTGACGAGAACAACGTGGCGcagctgcaggaggagctgaagGCGCTCAAGGTGCGGGAGGGCCAGGCGGTGGCCTCGACGCGAGAGCTTAAACTGCAGCTGCAGGAGCTCTCGGACACCTGGCAG GCCCATCTGGCCCGCGGCGGCCGCTGGAAGGAGTCCCCACGGAAGCTGGTCGTGGGCGAGCTGCAGGACGAGCTGATGAGCGTGCGTCTGCGCGAGGCCCAGGCGCTGGCCGAGGGCCGCGAGCTGCGGCAGCGCGTGGTGGAACTTGAGACTCAG GACCACATCCACCGCAACCTTCTGAACCGCGTGGAGGCGGAGCGCGCGGCGCTGCAGGAGAAGCTGCAGTACCTGGCCGCACAGAACAAGGGGCTGCAGACGCAGCTCAGCGAAAGCCGCCGCAAGCAGGCCGAGGCCGAATGCAAG AGCAAGGAGGAGGTGATGGCTGTGCGACTGCGGGAGGCGGACAGCATGGCTGCGGTGGCCGAGATGCGGCAGCGCATTGCCGAGCTGGAGATCCAG AGGGAGGAAGGCCGCATCCAGGGCCAGCTGAACCACTCGGACTCATCGCAGTACATCCGCGAGCTCAAGGACCAGATCGAAGAGCTGAAGGCCGAG GTGCGGCTGCTGAAGGGCCCACCGCCCTTCGAGGACCCGCTGGCTTTCGACGGGCTGAGCCTGGCGCGGCACCTGGACGAGGACTCGCTGCCGTCGTCGGACGAGGAGCTACTTGGCGTAGGCGTGGGCGCTGCCCTGCAGGACGCGTTGTACCCCCTGTCCCCGCGCGATGCGCGCTTCTTCCGCCGTCTGGAGCGGCCGGCCAAGGACAGCGAGGGCAGCTCAGACAGCGACGCCGATGAGCTGGCCGCGCCCTACAGCCAGGGCCTGGACAACTGA